A window of the Brumimicrobium sp. genome harbors these coding sequences:
- a CDS encoding DUF1573 domain-containing protein, producing the protein MKKILLSLSVSFVMMMGLNTMFAQETTKTPAVGENGAKIVFEKEVHDYGTINQYADGTCEFVFKNTGNEPLVISNAQGSCGCTVPEWPKEPIAPGKTGVIKVKYDTKRVGVIGKSVTLQSNAINEPTKTIRIKGNVLAKPSGEAPVNNSGAPASN; encoded by the coding sequence ATGAAAAAAATACTATTAAGTTTGAGTGTGTCATTTGTAATGATGATGGGACTTAACACAATGTTTGCTCAAGAAACAACAAAAACTCCTGCAGTAGGAGAGAATGGAGCTAAAATCGTTTTTGAAAAAGAAGTTCATGATTATGGTACAATCAATCAGTATGCTGATGGTACTTGTGAATTCGTTTTCAAAAATACAGGAAATGAACCTTTAGTTATTTCTAATGCACAAGGATCTTGCGGATGTACAGTTCCTGAATGGCCAAAAGAACCAATTGCTCCTGGAAAAACAGGTGTTATTAAAGTAAAATATGACACAAAAAGAGTTGGAGTTATTGGAAAGAGCGTTACTTTACAATCTAATGCTATCAATGAGCCAACTAAAACAATCAGAATTAAAGGTAATGTGCTTGCAAAACCTTCTGGAGAAGCACCAGTTAACAATAGTGGAGCTCCAGCTTCAAACTAG
- a CDS encoding DUF1573 domain-containing protein, producing MIRLIFSLFILNSAFGFAQKAEFKFLTPTIHDWGKVKEGGILEHYFVFQNIGQEPLVINETMVACHCTTVKFPTYPILPQKTDSILVQFDTNKTYYRQNRAIIIKSNTKKNEKLVIKTFVIPKED from the coding sequence ATGATAAGATTAATTTTTAGTTTATTCATATTAAATTCCGCTTTTGGCTTTGCTCAAAAAGCGGAATTTAAGTTTTTAACCCCTACCATTCATGATTGGGGAAAAGTAAAAGAAGGAGGTATCTTAGAACATTATTTTGTTTTCCAAAATATTGGACAAGAACCTTTAGTTATTAATGAAACTATGGTTGCTTGTCATTGTACTACTGTGAAATTTCCTACTTATCCAATTTTACCTCAAAAAACCGACTCTATCCTTGTGCAATTTGATACTAATAAAACGTATTATCGACAAAATAGAGCTATTATCATCAAGTCAAATACAAAAAAGAACGAAAAATTGGTGATTAAAACTTTTGTGATTCCGAAAGAAGATTGA
- a CDS encoding ribose-phosphate pyrophosphokinase produces MSNGVKIFAGRVSHTFGEAVAKEFGTTLGSVTVETFSDGEIQTSFEETVRGQDVFIVQSTIPPTDNIMELLLMVDAAKRASANKIIAVIPYFGYARQDRKDKPRVAIGAKLVANMLMAAGVDRLMTMDLHADQIQGFFEFPVDHLYASTVFYPILKDMAESGNLIMAAPDVGGAKRANSYAKKLNLGLAICHKQRKKANEIAEMTVIGDIEGKDVVLVDDMIDTAGTLTKAADLFMEKGAKSVRAFCTHAVLSGPAYDRINASKITELIVTDTIPLKQKSDKIRVVSVAPLFGDIIEKLQNNQSISKHFIIS; encoded by the coding sequence ATGTCAAACGGAGTTAAAATATTCGCAGGTAGAGTTTCTCACACATTTGGAGAAGCTGTTGCTAAAGAATTTGGAACAACACTAGGAAGTGTAACGGTTGAAACTTTTAGTGACGGAGAAATTCAGACATCTTTTGAAGAAACCGTTAGGGGTCAAGATGTTTTTATAGTTCAATCAACTATTCCGCCAACGGATAACATTATGGAATTACTACTTATGGTAGATGCTGCAAAACGTGCTTCTGCTAATAAGATTATTGCTGTGATTCCCTATTTTGGTTATGCTAGACAAGATAGAAAAGACAAGCCAAGAGTTGCAATTGGAGCAAAATTAGTTGCCAATATGTTAATGGCTGCAGGTGTAGATAGACTAATGACTATGGACTTACATGCTGATCAGATTCAAGGTTTTTTTGAGTTTCCAGTTGACCATTTGTATGCTTCTACTGTTTTCTATCCTATTCTTAAGGATATGGCAGAGAGTGGGAATTTAATCATGGCAGCTCCTGATGTTGGGGGTGCAAAACGAGCCAATTCTTATGCAAAGAAATTAAACTTAGGTTTGGCTATTTGTCATAAACAACGTAAGAAAGCAAATGAAATTGCTGAAATGACAGTGATAGGAGATATTGAAGGGAAAGATGTTGTTTTAGTGGATGATATGATTGATACGGCTGGAACTTTAACCAAAGCAGCAGATCTATTTATGGAAAAAGGAGCCAAAAGCGTGAGAGCTTTTTGTACACACGCTGTATTATCTGGCCCAGCGTATGATCGTATCAATGCATCAAAAATTACAGAACTTATTGTTACCGATACAATTCCTTTGAAACAGAAAAGTGACAAAATCAGAGTTGTGTCTGTAGCTCCGTTATTTGGAGATATTATTGAAAAACTTCAGAATAACCAATCAATTAGTAAACACTTTATAATATCATAA
- a CDS encoding 50S ribosomal protein L25: MKKAQLSGSLRANVGKKDAKAIRVAERVPCVLYGSGEQTYFSVRSIDVEKIIFSPDVYQVELDIDGTKKRAIVQDKQIHPLTDKPVHVDFLELVDNKNIKVGIPIRITGRARGVINGGKMYTVFRTMKVEGLPNDVPAEVEIDVTNLRIGQSIRVRDVKVPGVKLLNDENAVIVSIKMARGAVADSHDEAESSEEAPAATEAPAEGAAE; this comes from the coding sequence ATGAAAAAAGCACAGTTGAGCGGTTCGCTTAGAGCGAACGTAGGGAAAAAGGATGCTAAAGCTATCAGAGTAGCTGAGAGAGTTCCTTGTGTACTTTATGGATCAGGAGAACAAACTTACTTCTCAGTTCGTTCCATAGATGTAGAGAAAATCATATTTTCACCAGATGTATATCAAGTAGAATTGGATATTGATGGAACAAAAAAGAGAGCGATTGTTCAAGATAAGCAAATCCATCCATTAACAGATAAGCCAGTTCACGTTGACTTCCTTGAATTAGTAGATAATAAGAACATTAAGGTTGGTATTCCAATTAGAATTACAGGACGTGCACGTGGAGTTATCAATGGTGGTAAAATGTACACTGTATTCCGTACAATGAAAGTTGAAGGTTTGCCAAATGACGTGCCTGCTGAGGTAGAAATCGATGTTACAAACTTACGTATTGGTCAATCTATCCGTGTTAGAGACGTGAAGGTTCCAGGAGTTAAATTATTAAATGATGAAAATGCAGTTATAGTTTCAATTAAAATGGCTCGTGGAGCTGTTGCAGATTCTCATGATGAGGCTGAGTCTAGTGAAGAAGCACCAGCTGCAACTGAAGCACCTGCAGAAGGAGCCGCAGAATAA
- the gap gene encoding type I glyceraldehyde-3-phosphate dehydrogenase has protein sequence MKKIGVNGFGRIGRYFTRMSLEQNDIEVAVVNDLADIHTLAHLLKYDSVHRKIKYNFTIQGDTLTFENGRKIVFTQYKDPKEIPWKKLGVDYVLESTGIFRTKETASAHFVGGAKKIVLSAPAKGDGFKSIVIGVNENELTEADTLISNASCTTNSAAPLVRLLKTMCTIDSAYITTVHSYTSDQRLHDAPHSDLRRARAAAESIVPTSTGAAKALSKVFPELEGKMGGCGIRVPVADGSLTDMTFTVSGNIPTVEQINAEFKRASENELKGILEYTEEPLVSVDIIGNPHSCIFDSQLTSVIGRQIKLVGWYDNEAGYSNRLIDLFKII, from the coding sequence ATGAAAAAGATTGGAGTGAATGGATTTGGTAGAATAGGTAGATATTTTACTCGAATGAGTTTGGAACAAAATGATATAGAAGTAGCAGTGGTTAATGATTTAGCAGATATTCATACGCTAGCACATCTCTTAAAATATGATTCGGTACATCGTAAAATAAAATATAATTTTACGATACAAGGAGATACACTCACTTTTGAGAATGGAAGAAAGATAGTTTTCACTCAATACAAAGATCCAAAAGAAATTCCATGGAAAAAACTGGGTGTAGATTATGTGTTGGAATCAACCGGAATTTTTCGCACAAAAGAAACTGCATCCGCTCATTTCGTAGGTGGAGCTAAAAAAATAGTTTTGAGTGCTCCTGCTAAAGGTGATGGTTTTAAATCTATTGTAATTGGTGTTAATGAAAATGAATTGACTGAAGCAGACACCTTGATTAGTAATGCTTCTTGTACAACTAACTCAGCTGCTCCGTTAGTTCGATTATTAAAGACTATGTGTACTATTGACAGTGCATATATCACCACTGTTCATAGCTATACTTCCGATCAACGTTTACATGATGCTCCTCACAGTGATTTAAGAAGAGCACGCGCAGCTGCTGAATCTATTGTGCCAACATCTACTGGAGCAGCCAAAGCGCTATCCAAAGTCTTTCCTGAATTAGAAGGGAAAATGGGAGGTTGTGGGATACGTGTTCCGGTAGCAGATGGCTCTTTAACCGATATGACGTTTACTGTATCTGGAAATATTCCTACAGTAGAACAAATCAATGCTGAATTTAAGCGTGCTAGCGAGAATGAATTAAAAGGAATTCTTGAATATACTGAGGAACCTCTGGTTTCCGTAGATATTATAGGAAATCCTCATAGTTGTATTTTTGATAGTCAGCTTACTTCAGTTATAGGAAGACAAATAAAATTAGTTGGTTGGTATGATAACGAAGCGGGTTATTCCAATCGTTTAATTGACTTATTTAAAATCATTTAA
- a CDS encoding CYTH domain-containing protein: MGVEIERKFLVHKEKWEQIKPKVGKQISQGYLMNTPELVVRIRTKGDKGFVTIKGHLNTISRTEYEYEIPYNEAMEMLQQYCPKRIEKTRFEIRMGNHLWEVDEFVQPLTGLILAEIELQDEMDQFEIPDWIKEEVTHLPEYYNANMLK; the protein is encoded by the coding sequence TTGGGAGTAGAAATAGAGCGAAAATTCCTTGTACATAAGGAAAAATGGGAACAGATTAAACCTAAAGTGGGAAAACAAATCTCACAAGGATATTTAATGAATACACCTGAATTGGTCGTTCGCATACGTACGAAAGGAGATAAGGGATTTGTCACTATTAAAGGGCATTTAAATACTATTTCTCGGACGGAATATGAGTATGAAATTCCATATAATGAAGCAATGGAAATGCTCCAACAATATTGTCCAAAAAGGATAGAAAAAACACGATTTGAGATAAGAATGGGAAATCATCTTTGGGAAGTTGATGAATTTGTACAACCCCTGACAGGACTTATCTTAGCCGAGATCGAATTACAAGATGAAATGGATCAGTTTGAAATCCCTGACTGGATTAAAGAGGAGGTAACACATTTGCCAGAATATTACAATGCTAATATGCTAAAATAA
- a CDS encoding DUF4296 domain-containing protein: MLKRIVFFLLSVFSFAGCSYQIDNTDIPKDLIPEDSFRIILYDMMVVEAYYQSLNETNINQYAQLPYVMDTILQKYAIDSIRYQHSMDYYSYHQEKLLDIYNKIQDSLTLEAVRLENTQ; this comes from the coding sequence ATGCTTAAAAGAATAGTATTTTTCTTGCTTAGTGTATTCTCTTTTGCTGGCTGTTCATACCAGATAGATAATACTGATATCCCTAAGGATTTAATTCCCGAAGACTCTTTTCGTATTATTTTATATGATATGATGGTGGTAGAGGCTTATTATCAATCATTAAATGAAACCAATATAAACCAGTATGCTCAACTTCCGTATGTAATGGATACAATTCTTCAGAAATATGCCATAGATAGTATCCGCTATCAACATTCTATGGATTATTATTCTTATCACCAAGAGAAACTATTGGATATATATAATAAAATACAAGATAGTTTAACGCTAGAGGCAGTGAGATTGGAGAATACACAATAG
- a CDS encoding dihydroorotase: MKYVLKQATIINEGKSFVGDVLIDGDRIAKIDSHVADVSAQEINCEGKYLVPGSIDDQVHFREPGLTHKATIFTESRAAVAGGVTSFMEMPNTVPQALTQELLADKYATAAKTSAANYSFFMGASNDNIEEVLKTNPKDVCGVKVFMGSSTGNMLVDNPTTLNNIFSKVPMLIATHCEDEATIRRNMELFREKYGENVPIQYHPEIRSDEACYLSSSLAVSLAKKHGARLHVLHISTAKELSLFENITPLAQKRITAEACVHHLWFSEEDYAAKGTYIKWNPAVKKASDREAIWKAVLDNRIDVIATDHAPHTIEEKEQSYFKAPSGGPLVQHALLALFEKSLQGVISKERIIEKTAHAPATLFGVKNRGFIREGYFADLVLIDPTQTTTVTKENILYKCGWSPFEGTTFSHKIEKTFVNGNLVYDQDKIVSEATGRRLTFNRFD, translated from the coding sequence ATGAAATATGTTTTAAAACAAGCGACCATTATTAATGAAGGGAAATCCTTTGTAGGTGATGTGTTAATTGACGGAGATAGGATTGCTAAAATAGATTCACATGTAGCAGATGTTTCTGCTCAAGAAATCAATTGTGAAGGTAAATATTTAGTTCCAGGTAGTATTGATGACCAAGTTCATTTTAGAGAACCAGGACTCACACATAAAGCCACAATTTTTACAGAGAGTAGAGCTGCCGTGGCAGGTGGCGTAACTTCTTTTATGGAAATGCCTAATACTGTACCACAGGCCTTAACTCAGGAATTATTAGCAGATAAATATGCAACTGCTGCAAAAACTAGTGCTGCTAATTATAGTTTTTTTATGGGAGCTTCCAATGATAATATTGAGGAAGTGCTCAAAACTAATCCTAAAGATGTTTGTGGTGTAAAAGTATTTATGGGTTCTAGTACAGGAAATATGTTGGTTGATAATCCAACTACTTTGAATAATATCTTTAGTAAAGTTCCTATGCTTATAGCAACACATTGTGAAGATGAAGCTACAATCCGTAGAAATATGGAATTATTCCGTGAAAAATACGGAGAGAATGTGCCTATTCAGTACCACCCAGAAATTCGAAGTGATGAAGCATGCTATTTATCCTCTTCTTTGGCTGTTTCCTTAGCTAAAAAGCACGGAGCTCGTTTACATGTTTTACATATTTCTACAGCAAAGGAACTTTCTCTATTTGAGAATATAACTCCACTTGCTCAAAAACGAATTACAGCAGAGGCTTGTGTACATCATCTTTGGTTTTCAGAAGAGGATTATGCAGCAAAAGGAACATATATCAAATGGAATCCTGCGGTAAAGAAAGCAAGTGATAGAGAGGCCATCTGGAAAGCAGTATTAGATAATCGTATTGATGTAATTGCTACAGATCATGCGCCACATACCATAGAAGAAAAAGAACAATCGTATTTTAAAGCACCTTCAGGCGGACCTTTAGTACAACATGCGCTCTTAGCACTCTTTGAAAAATCTTTACAAGGAGTAATCTCTAAAGAAAGGATTATCGAAAAAACTGCTCATGCACCAGCTACTTTGTTTGGCGTAAAAAATAGAGGCTTTATTCGAGAAGGTTATTTTGCTGATTTGGTATTAATTGATCCAACTCAAACAACAACTGTAACTAAAGAAAATATACTTTACAAATGTGGTTGGTCGCCATTTGAAGGAACCACTTTTTCTCATAAGATTGAAAAAACTTTTGTAAATGGAAATTTAGTTTATGACCAAGATAAAATTGTTTCAGAAGCTACCGGAAGACGTCTCACTTTTAATCGTTTTGATTGA
- a CDS encoding polyprenol monophosphomannose synthase, producing MTSDSIVIIPTYNEIENIERITRKVLGYAKDFHLLIVDDNSPDGTGSKVKELQEEYPNRLHLLERQGKNGLGTAYKAGFDWALGVGYAFIFEMDADFSHNPDDLIRLYDACNQEGVHLAIGSRYCKGGKVKNWPLSRILMSYFASIYVRMILWIGIKDTTAGFKCYSREALSTVKYNNIPFKGYAFQICMKYGVRRHGLGIVEVPITFVDRQKGTSKMDISIFKEAIYGVWKMRKMDL from the coding sequence ATGACATCAGACAGCATAGTTATAATCCCTACATACAACGAGATTGAAAACATCGAGCGCATTACGCGTAAGGTGTTAGGCTATGCAAAAGATTTCCATCTATTAATCGTCGATGATAATTCTCCTGATGGAACTGGTTCAAAAGTGAAAGAACTCCAAGAAGAATATCCCAATCGTTTACATTTATTAGAAAGGCAAGGAAAAAATGGATTAGGAACAGCCTATAAAGCTGGTTTTGATTGGGCATTGGGAGTTGGTTATGCATTTATCTTTGAAATGGATGCTGATTTTTCCCATAATCCGGACGATTTGATTCGTTTGTATGATGCTTGCAATCAAGAAGGAGTGCATTTAGCTATAGGTTCTCGCTATTGTAAGGGAGGAAAAGTAAAAAATTGGCCACTCTCACGTATTTTGATGTCCTACTTTGCTTCTATCTATGTGCGTATGATTCTTTGGATAGGAATCAAAGATACCACTGCTGGATTTAAGTGTTATTCCAGAGAAGCCTTATCAACGGTGAAATACAATAATATCCCATTTAAAGGTTATGCATTCCAGATTTGTATGAAGTATGGTGTTCGAAGACATGGTTTGGGAATTGTCGAAGTTCCAATTACCTTTGTGGACAGACAAAAAGGAACATCAAAAATGGATATTAGCATCTTCAAAGAAGCTATATATGGCGTTTGGAAGATGAGAAAAATGGATTTATGA
- a CDS encoding TIGR00730 family Rossman fold protein, with product MSYKPGKNWSEIKSNDSWALFKIMAEFVSGYEKMAKIGPSISVFGSARVKPGSVYYEKAVRISQLLGERGYGVITGGGPGIMEAGNKGAQLGGGQSIGLNIDLPFEQHDNPYIDPESNLKFDYFFVRKVIFVKYSQAFVVLPGGFGTMDELFEAMTLVQTNKITKKPIILVGSEYWSGLFEWIKGTMLSFGNISPEDLDLIKISDDEEEVIKYIDDFFKTNQLTPNF from the coding sequence ATGAGTTATAAACCAGGAAAAAATTGGAGTGAAATAAAGTCAAATGATAGCTGGGCCTTATTTAAAATCATGGCTGAATTTGTAAGTGGCTATGAAAAAATGGCAAAGATTGGACCTAGTATCTCCGTATTTGGTTCGGCAAGGGTAAAACCAGGTTCTGTATATTATGAGAAAGCTGTTAGAATTTCTCAATTATTAGGAGAAAGAGGATACGGAGTTATAACTGGAGGAGGACCTGGAATTATGGAAGCAGGAAATAAGGGAGCTCAACTTGGCGGAGGTCAATCAATTGGATTAAATATCGATTTACCTTTTGAGCAACACGATAATCCGTATATAGATCCCGAATCCAATTTAAAATTTGATTATTTCTTTGTACGCAAAGTTATTTTTGTAAAATATTCTCAAGCATTTGTTGTACTTCCAGGTGGTTTTGGAACAATGGATGAGTTGTTTGAAGCCATGACTCTGGTGCAAACAAATAAGATTACTAAAAAACCAATTATTTTAGTTGGTTCAGAATATTGGTCTGGTTTATTTGAATGGATCAAAGGGACCATGCTTTCTTTTGGAAATATCAGTCCAGAAGATTTGGATTTAATTAAGATTTCGGATGATGAAGAAGAGGTTATAAAATATATTGATGATTTCTTTAAAACAAATCAATTAACCCCGAACTTCTAA
- the uvrA gene encoding excinuclease ABC subunit UvrA, whose amino-acid sequence MKEVIEVFGAKEHNLKNIDITIPRNQLVVFTGLSGSGKSSLAFDTIFAEGQRRYIETFSAYARQFLSGLDRPNVDKIEGLSPVISIEQKTVSKNPRSSVGTITEIYDFMRLLYARIGKAYSYVTGEEMVKYSDDQIVELILQKLDGNKLIFLAPLVKGRKGHYRELFERMLKKGYTKMRVDGELIDIVPEMRLDRYKIHDIELVVDRLKADAKDKKRLKKAVELSMELGEKTMMIFNADTQTVSYYSRALMCPTSGISYAEPEPNLFSFNSPYGACPTCSGLGEISVADINKIIPDRNLSIKKGGLEPLGEYKRNWIFEELEEFLENEGFSLTTPIKDFPEELLNAILYGQDAGVSEQGKNVFAFEGIINFLERHISDGSSIQISRWARSFMEKKTCPTCEGSRLKKEALYFKIDEKNIRELVQMDIDELAEFFKELPKKLSKSEFKIAEEILKEINSRLSFILSVGLKYLKLDRPARTLSGGEGQRIRLATQIGSELMNVLYVLDEPSIGLHQRDNTRLINSLKQLRDTGNSVIVVEHDREMIESADFIVDIGPGAGVNGGEIVTASTYKEMLKGNSLTAQYLNDKRKIEIPKTRRKGNGHILTLKGASGNNLKNVSISFPLGTLICVTGVSGSGKSTLINQTLYPILNQHFYNGVQVPLPYKKVEGLENLDKVIEINQEPIGRTPRSNPATYTKLFDEIRSLFASLPEAQIRGYKPGRFSFNVSGGRCETCKGAGLRQIEMNFLPDVYVECETCGGKRYNRETLDVFYKGKSIFDVLDMTIEKATEFFEPIPKIHRILSTLLSVGLGYVKLGQPSTTLSGGEAQRIKLASELAKRSTGKTIYILDEPSTGLHFEDIRMLLEVLNRLVEEGNTVLVIEHNLDIVKMADYVIDIGPEGGRLGGEVVAVGTPEQIAKDKKSITGKYLEIELKR is encoded by the coding sequence ATGAAAGAAGTAATAGAAGTTTTTGGTGCGAAAGAGCATAACCTTAAAAATATTGACATTACGATTCCTCGTAATCAATTGGTCGTATTTACAGGATTGAGTGGTAGTGGAAAATCTTCGTTGGCTTTTGATACGATTTTTGCTGAAGGCCAACGGAGATATATTGAAACTTTCTCTGCCTATGCACGCCAGTTTCTTTCGGGGTTAGATAGACCCAATGTGGATAAGATTGAAGGTCTTTCTCCAGTAATCTCAATTGAGCAAAAGACAGTATCTAAAAATCCTCGATCTTCAGTTGGAACCATTACGGAGATATACGACTTTATGCGTTTGCTATATGCTCGTATAGGAAAAGCCTATTCGTATGTGACAGGTGAAGAGATGGTGAAGTATTCTGATGACCAGATTGTAGAACTTATTCTGCAAAAACTCGATGGAAACAAATTAATCTTTTTAGCTCCTTTGGTAAAAGGTAGAAAAGGTCACTACCGAGAACTCTTTGAGCGTATGCTTAAAAAGGGCTATACCAAAATGAGAGTTGATGGAGAGCTGATAGATATCGTTCCTGAAATGCGCTTGGATCGATATAAAATCCATGATATCGAGTTGGTTGTTGACCGCTTGAAGGCAGATGCAAAAGATAAGAAAAGACTTAAAAAAGCTGTTGAATTAAGTATGGAACTTGGTGAGAAAACCATGATGATATTTAATGCGGATACTCAAACAGTTAGCTATTATAGCCGCGCTTTGATGTGTCCAACTTCGGGAATAAGTTATGCTGAACCTGAGCCTAATTTATTTTCTTTCAATTCTCCGTATGGCGCGTGTCCTACTTGTAGTGGTTTAGGTGAGATTTCTGTGGCAGATATCAATAAAATTATACCTGATAGGAACTTATCCATCAAGAAAGGTGGTTTAGAGCCTTTAGGAGAATATAAACGAAATTGGATTTTTGAAGAGTTAGAAGAATTTTTAGAAAATGAAGGATTCTCTCTTACTACTCCCATAAAAGATTTCCCAGAAGAACTTTTAAATGCAATTCTTTATGGCCAAGATGCTGGAGTTTCCGAACAAGGAAAAAATGTTTTCGCTTTTGAAGGAATTATTAATTTTTTAGAACGACATATCAGTGATGGCTCATCTATTCAGATTTCGCGTTGGGCAAGATCATTTATGGAAAAAAAGACATGCCCTACTTGTGAAGGTTCTCGTTTGAAGAAAGAAGCACTCTACTTTAAAATTGATGAGAAAAATATCCGAGAATTGGTGCAAATGGATATCGATGAATTGGCTGAATTCTTTAAAGAACTTCCTAAAAAGTTATCGAAGAGTGAATTCAAAATCGCTGAAGAAATTTTGAAAGAGATTAACAGTCGTTTATCATTTATTTTATCAGTAGGATTAAAATATTTAAAATTGGATAGACCTGCTCGAACACTTTCTGGAGGAGAAGGGCAGCGCATCCGATTGGCTACTCAGATTGGTTCGGAACTGATGAATGTTTTGTATGTATTGGATGAACCAAGTATTGGATTACACCAACGTGATAACACGCGTCTGATTAATTCTTTAAAACAATTACGAGACACAGGTAATTCAGTGATTGTGGTTGAGCACGATAGAGAAATGATAGAGTCTGCCGATTTTATTGTAGATATTGGTCCGGGAGCAGGTGTGAATGGGGGCGAAATTGTAACTGCTTCTACTTATAAAGAGATGTTAAAGGGAAATTCTCTAACAGCTCAGTATTTGAATGATAAGCGCAAAATAGAGATTCCCAAAACCAGACGCAAAGGCAATGGACATATCTTAACCCTGAAAGGAGCTTCTGGGAATAACCTAAAAAATGTTAGCATTAGTTTTCCTTTAGGTACACTCATATGCGTAACAGGTGTTTCGGGAAGTGGGAAATCAACATTGATTAATCAAACTTTGTATCCTATACTGAATCAACATTTTTATAATGGTGTACAAGTTCCTTTGCCGTACAAAAAAGTTGAAGGATTGGAAAACTTAGATAAAGTCATTGAAATAAATCAAGAACCAATTGGAAGAACACCACGATCCAATCCTGCAACCTACACTAAATTATTTGATGAAATCCGTAGTTTGTTTGCTAGTCTCCCTGAAGCACAAATCCGAGGATATAAGCCAGGAAGATTTTCTTTTAATGTAAGCGGAGGTCGCTGCGAAACATGTAAAGGAGCAGGATTGCGCCAAATTGAAATGAATTTCCTTCCTGATGTATATGTCGAATGTGAGACTTGTGGAGGGAAGCGATACAACCGAGAAACTTTGGATGTCTTTTATAAAGGGAAATCTATTTTTGATGTACTGGACATGACGATTGAAAAAGCAACCGAATTTTTTGAGCCTATTCCAAAAATTCATCGTATTTTGTCCACTTTATTATCGGTAGGTTTGGGTTATGTGAAGTTGGGACAGCCTTCTACAACACTATCTGGAGGAGAAGCACAACGTATAAAATTAGCGTCTGAACTAGCAAAAAGAAGCACGGGAAAGACCATTTATATTTTGGATGAGCCTTCTACGGGATTACATTTTGAGGACATACGTATGCTGTTGGAGGTGCTAAATAGATTAGTAGAAGAAGGAAATACTGTATTAGTAATAGAACATAATCTGGATATAGTAAAAATGGCAGATTATGTTATAGACATTGGTCCAGAAGGAGGAAGATTAGGAGGAGAGGTTGTAGCCGTTGGAACACCTGAACAAATTGCAAAGGATAAAAAATCTATAACAGGAAAATATTTAGAAATTGAATTAAAAAGATAA